One segment of Stomatobaculum sp. F0698 DNA contains the following:
- the rfbH gene encoding lipopolysaccharide biosynthesis protein RfbH has protein sequence MFEDKTEAEARKEILALVEEYAERYREKKKPFQPGDRISYASRVYDHKEMVNAADAVLEFWLTSGRYSDLFEKKLGEYLGVPYVSLVNSGSSANLLAFMALTSPKLGERRVKRGDEVITVACGFPTTVTPIIQYGAIPVFVDVCIPQYNIDVTKLEAALSEKTKAVMIAHTLGNPFDLKAVKRFCDAHGLWLIEDNCDALGSRYTLDGETRFTGTIGDIGTSSFYPPHHMTMGEGGAVYTKNVVLHNILRSMRDWGRDCRCPSGVDNICQHRFDGQYGELPRGYDHKYVYSHFGYNLKVTDLQASIGCAQLEKFPHFVERRKENFKRLRAALTPAEDKLILPEPCENADPSWFGFLLTCREGVSREQLVRFIEQKGVQTRMLFAGNLTKHPCFDELRASGEGYRIVGELKETDRIMRDTFWVGVYPGMTAEMIDYMASVILEGLNQ, from the coding sequence ATGTTTGAAGATAAGACAGAAGCAGAGGCGCGTAAGGAGATACTGGCGCTCGTGGAAGAGTATGCGGAGCGCTACCGCGAGAAGAAAAAGCCCTTTCAGCCGGGCGACCGCATTTCCTACGCGTCCCGTGTCTACGACCACAAGGAGATGGTGAATGCGGCGGATGCCGTCTTGGAGTTCTGGCTGACCTCCGGTCGCTACAGCGATCTCTTTGAGAAGAAGCTCGGCGAGTACCTGGGTGTCCCCTATGTGTCGCTCGTGAACTCGGGTTCGAGTGCGAACCTCCTCGCCTTCATGGCGCTGACCTCCCCGAAGCTCGGCGAGCGTCGGGTGAAGCGGGGCGATGAGGTCATCACCGTGGCCTGCGGCTTCCCGACCACGGTCACGCCCATCATCCAGTACGGCGCGATTCCGGTCTTTGTGGATGTCTGCATTCCGCAGTACAACATCGATGTGACCAAGCTTGAGGCAGCGCTCTCCGAGAAGACCAAGGCTGTGATGATTGCGCACACGCTCGGCAACCCCTTTGACTTAAAGGCGGTGAAGCGCTTCTGCGATGCGCACGGCCTCTGGCTCATCGAGGACAACTGCGATGCGCTCGGCAGCCGCTATACCCTGGACGGCGAGACCCGCTTCACGGGAACCATAGGCGACATCGGCACCTCGAGCTTCTACCCGCCGCACCACATGACCATGGGTGAGGGCGGAGCGGTCTACACAAAGAACGTGGTCCTGCACAACATACTCCGCTCCATGCGCGACTGGGGCAGAGACTGCCGCTGCCCCTCGGGTGTGGACAACATCTGTCAGCACCGCTTCGACGGGCAGTACGGCGAACTTCCGCGGGGCTATGACCACAAGTACGTCTACTCGCACTTCGGCTATAATTTAAAGGTGACGGATTTGCAGGCGAGCATAGGCTGCGCACAGCTTGAGAAGTTCCCGCACTTTGTGGAGCGGCGCAAGGAGAACTTTAAGCGCCTCCGCGCGGCGCTCACACCCGCAGAGGACAAGCTGATTCTTCCGGAGCCCTGTGAGAATGCGGATCCGAGCTGGTTCGGCTTCCTCTTAACCTGCCGCGAGGGCGTGTCCCGCGAACAGCTGGTTCGCTTCATCGAGCAGAAGGGCGTGCAGACCCGCATGCTCTTTGCCGGCAACCTGACCAAGCACCCCTGCTTTGACGAGCTTCGGGCAAGCGGAGAGGGCTACCGCATTGTGGGAGAACTGAAGGAGACCGACCGCATCATGCGCGACACCTTCTGGGTCGGGGTTTATCCGGGCATGACGGCGGAGATGATAGACTATATGGCCTCGGTGATTCTGGAGGGGCTGAATCAATGA
- a CDS encoding EamA family transporter yields MMRAKKGGIYLALHALVLFYSLSALCSKKAASYPVASRGWLLFYGAVILILGLYAVFWQQIIKRLPLSTAYMNKAATVIWGLIFGSLFFGERVSAPKLFGAALIVAGIVLYALPEGEGRHE; encoded by the coding sequence ATGATGAGAGCGAAGAAGGGCGGGATTTATCTCGCCCTGCACGCTTTGGTGCTCTTTTACAGCCTCTCGGCGCTCTGCTCGAAAAAAGCGGCCTCCTATCCGGTCGCGAGTCGGGGCTGGCTTCTGTTTTACGGGGCTGTCATTTTGATTTTGGGGCTCTATGCCGTGTTTTGGCAGCAGATCATCAAGCGCCTGCCGCTCTCGACCGCATATATGAATAAGGCGGCGACCGTCATCTGGGGGCTGATTTTCGGAAGTCTTTTTTTCGGGGAGCGGGTGAGCGCCCCGAAACTCTTCGGCGCGGCGCTGATTGTTGCCGGCATTGTGCTCTATGCGCTGCCGGAAGGGGAGGGAAGGCATGAATGA
- a CDS encoding multidrug ABC transporter gives MNDFPFLHLAIFLGAVLLAALSQVLLKKAAMRQYDSVWREYLNPQVIFAYALFFLATFIDVIAYRRIPLSLGPILEASAYLYMLVFGAFFFGERVTARKLFALALILGGIVLFTLAG, from the coding sequence ATGAATGACTTTCCCTTTTTGCACCTCGCGATTTTTCTCGGGGCGGTGCTGCTCGCAGCGCTCTCGCAGGTGCTCTTAAAAAAGGCGGCAATGCGGCAGTATGACAGCGTGTGGCGGGAGTACCTGAATCCGCAGGTTATCTTCGCCTACGCGCTCTTTTTTCTTGCGACTTTCATCGACGTGATTGCCTACCGGCGCATTCCCTTAAGTCTCGGCCCCATCCTGGAGGCGAGCGCCTATCTCTACATGTTGGTATTCGGCGCGTTCTTTTTCGGCGAGCGCGTCACGGCGCGAAAGCTGTTTGCGCTCGCGCTGATACTCGGCGGCATCGTCCTCTTCACGCTCGCGGGCTGA
- the glf gene encoding UDP-galactopyranose mutase has product MQEKYDYLLVGAGLYSAVFAHAAERAGKSCLVLEKRAHIGGNIHCDTVEGIEVHRYGAHIFHTSNPEVWNFVNRFVTMNRFTNSPVANYKGEMYNLPFNMNTFARMWNIRTPEEALAILNEQRAEIKGEPKNLEEQAISLVGRDVYEKLIKGYTEKQWGQACTELPAFIIRRLPVRLTYDNNYFNDRYQGIPEEGYDTLIQKLFGKAEILLNTDYLADKAGWNARAKTVVYTGPIDAYFDYELGALEYRSLRFETETLDTENYQGCAVVNYTEREIPYTRIIEHKHFVFGTQPKTVITREYPSDWKPGMEPYYPVNNEKNQARYALYRERGEREPVIFGGRLGEYRYYDMDKVIESAMEKARALGLPVGEEA; this is encoded by the coding sequence ATGCAGGAAAAATACGATTATCTCCTGGTCGGCGCGGGACTCTATTCCGCGGTCTTTGCCCATGCGGCGGAGCGCGCCGGAAAGAGCTGCCTCGTGCTGGAAAAACGCGCGCACATCGGCGGCAACATCCACTGCGATACGGTTGAGGGCATAGAGGTGCACCGCTACGGCGCGCACATCTTCCACACTTCGAACCCCGAGGTCTGGAACTTTGTGAACCGCTTTGTGACCATGAACCGCTTTACGAATTCGCCGGTCGCAAACTACAAGGGGGAGATGTATAACCTTCCCTTCAACATGAACACCTTTGCGCGCATGTGGAATATACGCACGCCCGAGGAGGCGCTTGCCATCCTGAACGAGCAGCGTGCGGAGATCAAGGGCGAGCCGAAAAATCTCGAGGAGCAGGCGATTTCGCTGGTCGGACGGGATGTCTACGAGAAGCTCATCAAGGGCTACACGGAGAAGCAGTGGGGGCAGGCCTGCACGGAACTCCCGGCCTTCATCATTCGCAGACTGCCGGTGCGCCTCACCTACGACAACAACTACTTTAACGACCGCTACCAGGGCATTCCGGAGGAGGGCTATGACACGCTGATTCAAAAGCTCTTCGGCAAGGCGGAGATTCTTCTGAACACGGACTATCTTGCGGACAAGGCGGGCTGGAACGCGCGCGCAAAGACCGTGGTCTACACCGGGCCGATCGACGCCTATTTCGACTATGAGCTCGGTGCGCTCGAGTACCGCTCGCTCCGCTTTGAGACCGAGACCCTTGACACGGAGAACTACCAGGGCTGCGCGGTCGTGAACTACACGGAGCGGGAAATTCCCTACACCCGCATCATCGAGCACAAGCACTTTGTCTTCGGCACCCAGCCGAAGACCGTGATCACCCGGGAGTACCCCTCGGACTGGAAGCCCGGCATGGAGCCCTACTACCCGGTGAACAACGAGAAGAACCAGGCGCGCTATGCCCTGTACCGGGAACGCGGCGAGCGCGAACCCGTGATTTTCGGCGGCCGTCTCGGCGAATACCGCTACTACGACATGGACAAGGTGATTGAGAGCGCAATGGAAAAGGCGCGCGCCTTGGGCCTTCCGGTGGGAGAAGAAGCATGA
- a CDS encoding GHMP family kinase ATP-binding protein, whose translation MIITRTPFRMSFFGGGTDMPEFFREHGGAVLSTTFDKYCYVNVRHLPPFFDYSTELSYSKLERVTRVEDLEHPAVREAMKFLDMHELRLTYEADLPARSGLGTSSSFAVGMLNAFYALKGKYADKKKLADEAIYLERELCREAGGWQDQIAASFGGLNVIRFDADGYRVSPVIVSAERKRALNENLMLFFTGFSRFSSDIQQDTKRALSDKTAVLREMGAMVDEAEKILLHKESDLNEFGRMLDASWALKRGVSTKISTDSIDRLYADAKKAGALGGKLLGAGGGGFLLFYVEKDKQDAVHAALSSLLHVPFSFENGGTTVIFYEPESYVAK comes from the coding sequence ATGATCATCACGAGAACCCCGTTTCGCATGTCCTTTTTCGGCGGCGGAACCGATATGCCCGAATTTTTCAGAGAGCACGGCGGCGCGGTGCTCTCGACTACCTTTGACAAGTACTGCTATGTCAATGTGCGCCACTTGCCGCCCTTTTTCGACTACAGCACGGAGCTCTCGTACTCGAAGCTGGAGCGCGTGACCCGGGTCGAAGACCTGGAGCACCCGGCGGTGCGGGAGGCCATGAAGTTCCTCGATATGCACGAACTGCGTTTAACCTACGAGGCGGATCTTCCGGCGCGCTCGGGACTCGGCACGAGCTCCAGTTTTGCGGTCGGGATGTTAAATGCCTTCTATGCGCTGAAGGGCAAGTACGCGGACAAGAAAAAACTCGCGGACGAGGCGATTTACCTGGAGCGCGAGCTCTGCCGGGAGGCGGGCGGCTGGCAGGACCAGATTGCGGCCTCCTTCGGCGGCCTCAATGTGATACGCTTTGACGCGGACGGCTACCGCGTGAGTCCCGTCATTGTGAGCGCGGAGCGGAAGCGCGCGCTGAACGAGAACCTCATGCTCTTTTTCACGGGCTTTTCGCGCTTCTCCTCGGACATACAGCAGGACACCAAGCGTGCCCTCTCGGATAAGACCGCGGTGCTCCGGGAAATGGGGGCCATGGTCGACGAGGCGGAGAAGATACTGCTCCACAAGGAGAGCGACTTAAACGAGTTTGGGCGCATGCTCGACGCGAGTTGGGCGTTAAAGCGCGGCGTGAGCACAAAGATCTCGACGGATTCGATCGATCGCCTCTATGCGGACGCAAAAAAAGCCGGCGCGCTCGGCGGGAAACTTCTCGGCGCGGGCGGCGGCGGCTTTCTCTTATTCTATGTGGAGAAGGACAAACAGGACGCGGTGCATGCGGCGCTCTCGTCCCTCCTCCATGTGCCGTTCAGCTTTGAGAACGGCGGCACGACGGTCATTTTCTATGAGCCGGAGAGCTATGTCGCAAAATAA
- a CDS encoding ZIP family metal transporter has translation MLQQSLIGILIPFLGTTLGAAAVFFLRENLSRNLQRALTGFAAGVMVAASIWSLLIPALEQSEESGFGHFSFLPAVIGLWIGTLFLLLLDKLIPHLHLHAEKAEGRKSSISKTAMLLLAVTIHNIPEGMAVGIVFAGFLSGSAHISASAALALSLGIAIQNFPEGAIISLPLLSAGSTKPRAFLYGLLSGIVEPLAALLMFAAAELLVPAMPYLLSFAAGAMLYVVVEELIPEMSEGEHSDIGVLSFALGFTLMMALDVALG, from the coding sequence ATGCTGCAACAAAGCCTCATCGGGATACTGATTCCCTTCCTCGGCACCACCCTCGGCGCCGCTGCCGTCTTCTTTCTCCGGGAGAATCTGAGCCGCAACCTTCAGCGCGCCCTCACCGGCTTTGCCGCAGGCGTCATGGTCGCGGCTTCGATCTGGAGTCTTTTGATCCCCGCGCTCGAGCAGAGCGAGGAGAGCGGGTTCGGGCACTTTTCCTTCCTCCCGGCCGTCATAGGCCTTTGGATCGGCACCCTCTTTTTGCTTCTCCTCGACAAACTGATTCCCCACCTTCACCTCCACGCGGAGAAGGCCGAGGGACGCAAGAGTAGCATTTCAAAGACCGCCATGCTGCTGCTTGCCGTGACCATCCACAACATCCCGGAGGGCATGGCGGTCGGCATCGTCTTTGCCGGTTTCTTAAGCGGCAGCGCGCACATCTCGGCAAGCGCCGCACTCGCGCTCTCCCTCGGCATCGCAATTCAGAACTTCCCCGAGGGAGCCATCATCTCGCTCCCGCTGCTCTCCGCGGGAAGCACGAAGCCGCGCGCCTTCCTCTACGGCCTGCTCTCCGGCATCGTGGAACCGCTTGCTGCCCTCCTCATGTTTGCCGCGGCGGAACTTCTGGTTCCCGCCATGCCCTATCTCCTGAGCTTTGCGGCCGGTGCCATGCTCTACGTGGTCGTCGAGGAGTTGATCCCCGAAATGTCGGAAGGAGAGCACTCCGACATCGGTGTGCTCTCCTTCGCGCTCGGCTTTACCCTCATGATGGCGCTCGATGTGGCCCTCGGCTGA
- a CDS encoding MATE family efflux transporter → METTKATQTENKMGTMPVGKLIFSMSVPMMISMIVQALYNIVDSVFVSMISEDALAAVSLAFPLQSLMIAFSTGIGVGINSQLSRALGEKKPQRANRIAASGVILELFFTLLFVLTGLFLAVPFFRAQTADASIFSQGVLYTRIVCCGSLGIFMEITFERFLQSTGRTTLSMMSQLSGAVFNIVMDPVLIFGLFGLPKLGIAGAALATVLGQCLSALIAICLNQRKNPEVSLKLSSFGFHPELLARILAVGIPSTIMQALSSFMVYSMNRILIGFSSTATAILGVYFKVSSLIFMPLYGLNNGTVPILAYNYGAGHKRRIEHTLRFSTLTALGFMLVGLLLFELLPAFFFRLFNASEEMLTLGIPAFRIIGLCLPFVGFSISTSSAFQALGKGFYSMAASIGRQLVFLLPAAYLLAATGELRNVWWSIVIAEGAGLFVSLYFLLRILRLLIAPLPDDGVR, encoded by the coding sequence ATGGAAACGACTAAAGCGACGCAAACAGAGAATAAGATGGGCACCATGCCGGTCGGAAAACTCATCTTCTCGATGTCCGTTCCCATGATGATCTCCATGATCGTCCAGGCCCTCTACAACATTGTGGACTCTGTCTTTGTCTCCATGATCAGCGAGGACGCACTCGCAGCCGTGAGCCTCGCCTTTCCGCTGCAGTCGCTGATGATTGCCTTCAGCACCGGCATCGGTGTCGGCATCAACTCCCAGCTGTCCCGCGCCCTCGGCGAAAAGAAGCCGCAGCGCGCCAACCGGATTGCGGCGAGCGGCGTCATCTTAGAGCTCTTCTTCACCCTGCTCTTTGTTCTGACCGGCCTCTTTCTCGCCGTCCCCTTTTTCCGCGCGCAGACCGCCGATGCAAGCATCTTCTCCCAGGGTGTACTCTACACGCGCATTGTCTGCTGCGGTTCGCTCGGCATCTTCATGGAAATTACCTTCGAACGCTTTCTGCAGTCGACCGGCCGCACCACGCTCTCTATGATGTCGCAACTCTCAGGCGCGGTCTTTAACATCGTCATGGACCCTGTGCTGATTTTCGGCCTCTTCGGTCTCCCGAAGCTCGGCATTGCCGGCGCGGCCCTCGCGACCGTGCTCGGCCAGTGCCTCTCCGCGCTGATTGCGATTTGCTTAAACCAGCGGAAAAACCCGGAAGTGAGCCTGAAACTCTCGTCCTTCGGCTTTCATCCCGAACTCCTTGCTCGCATCCTCGCGGTCGGCATTCCCTCGACCATCATGCAGGCGCTGAGTTCCTTCATGGTCTATTCGATGAACCGGATTCTGATCGGTTTCAGTTCCACCGCGACCGCCATACTCGGTGTCTACTTCAAGGTCTCGAGCCTCATTTTCATGCCGCTCTACGGCCTTAACAACGGCACGGTGCCCATACTCGCCTATAACTACGGTGCTGGCCATAAGCGCCGCATCGAGCACACCCTGCGCTTTTCGACCCTGACGGCGCTCGGCTTTATGCTTGTGGGACTGCTGCTCTTTGAACTCCTGCCGGCCTTCTTTTTCCGGCTCTTCAACGCCTCGGAGGAGATGCTGACCCTCGGCATTCCGGCCTTTCGCATCATAGGCCTCTGCCTGCCCTTCGTCGGTTTCTCGATTTCCACGAGTTCCGCCTTTCAGGCGCTCGGCAAGGGTTTTTACAGCATGGCGGCTTCGATCGGCCGTCAGCTTGTCTTCCTTCTGCCCGCCGCCTACCTTCTCGCCGCGACCGGCGAACTCCGGAATGTCTGGTGGTCCATTGTCATTGCGGAGGGGGCGGGCCTCTTTGTGAGTCTCTATTTCCTGCTCCGCATTCTGCGCCTCCTCATCGCCCCGCTTCCGGACGACGGCGTGCGCTGA
- a CDS encoding carbohydrate kinase family protein gives MAEVVALGEVLIDFAQKSKDVEGYPTMAAHAGGAPANFLAALRNLGHSTAILGKVGVDAFGVMLLGTLERCGIDVSGLVQDEECFTTLAFVTFNREGDRAFSFARKPGADTQLRFEEIKLSLIDQAKAFHFGTLSLTDEPVRSATRAAVAYAKAKGKLITCDPNLRLPLWKEPEDARREMLWALSQADIVKISDEEVDFLWSCTPEEGAEKLLNVYGVKLAMVTLGPKGCYLKSRSGASAYCAGPQVSPIDTTGAGDIFGGTALACVLESGKDVLELDSAALQEIGTFASTAASLSTERSGGIASIPSREDIAARVARLGQQ, from the coding sequence ATGGCAGAAGTTGTGGCACTCGGAGAAGTGTTGATTGATTTTGCGCAAAAATCCAAAGATGTGGAAGGCTATCCTACCATGGCGGCACATGCGGGCGGCGCGCCGGCCAATTTTCTCGCGGCGCTCCGCAATCTCGGGCACAGCACGGCGATACTCGGAAAAGTCGGCGTGGATGCCTTCGGCGTGATGCTGCTCGGAACCTTGGAGCGCTGCGGCATTGATGTGAGCGGCCTCGTGCAGGACGAAGAGTGCTTTACGACCCTCGCTTTTGTGACCTTTAACCGAGAGGGTGACCGCGCCTTCAGTTTCGCCAGAAAGCCGGGCGCGGACACGCAGCTTCGCTTCGAGGAAATCAAGCTTTCGCTGATCGATCAGGCCAAGGCCTTCCACTTCGGCACGCTCTCGCTGACCGACGAGCCGGTGCGCTCGGCGACGCGGGCGGCGGTGGCCTATGCGAAGGCAAAGGGCAAGCTCATCACCTGCGATCCGAACCTCCGCCTGCCGCTTTGGAAAGAACCGGAGGATGCGAGACGGGAGATGCTCTGGGCACTCTCGCAGGCGGACATCGTAAAAATCAGCGACGAGGAGGTGGATTTCCTCTGGAGCTGCACGCCGGAGGAGGGCGCCGAGAAGCTCCTGAACGTCTACGGCGTGAAGCTCGCCATGGTGACGCTCGGGCCGAAGGGCTGCTATTTAAAGAGCCGGAGCGGCGCTTCCGCTTACTGCGCGGGGCCGCAGGTCTCGCCGATCGACACGACGGGCGCCGGTGATATTTTCGGCGGCACCGCACTCGCTTGCGTTCTGGAGAGCGGCAAGGATGTGTTGGAGCTCGATTCCGCGGCGCTTCAGGAAATCGGTACCTTCGCCTCGACCGCGGCGAGTCTATCGACCGAGCGCTCCGGCGGCATTGCGAGCATTCCGAGCCGCGAGGACATTGCGGCGCGGGTTGCAAGACTCGGACAGCAATAA